The following proteins come from a genomic window of Polyangiaceae bacterium:
- a CDS encoding HEAT repeat domain-containing protein, translating to MATLSSSIVKNEVASMRDVEEALARQVLYGGDLATNLLELAAVSEAALTRLLAESHGLEAAPDGALPTTKDGTLRLVPGELALRHGFYPLKEEGGTLTIAVSEPLPSEVESDLTFSLGVVLRQQAAPQVRIRQAISRDYGLPMDRRTLRLVAKLEGRPDPSPSSMPAASRASLSVPNLPRPASVPPIAYSAQNPPKTLASAPAPANVPPSAPPPVEVARSATGAPPAAEVVRTWISPREPASSTAPAPRPRGRKRHRGPYTAAMAEEDLMEADSRDDVLGAFFDFASQYFEYSALFAVHSDLAEGRDADGPGADTTKIRGIGVPMDLPSSLSAVRDAKAVSVATLGREGIDASLATDLERPVGAQVMLLPVVVRARTVLILYGDHGDSDVTLSEIGDVLAFAPLVAAALERVILKRKLATRRDVENETPTASLPPVVRRKRHKIPAPELRAEALARALSPAPPPTAAAPETGHETPVAKRQTDLPPTPAESPIAKAPPKKRTPPQGTPKLDVDAQPFPLTRRTPSQTPPPRSDEEPPEDGWDVASKPPLQRKETKPGIGKKTTPGLAPPSSHDSGPRLELVKEEDVDLDEYRSSDSDSSITQQLEVPLAPSSRKVAYGPRALARRHSSPGLKLPSVIVDLEEDCRALVERLLDGDTTVVDQLVDFGDAAIPTLVGAFPGPIRPELARRLGEPTARASDCGPILRTLVRIGPNATAFLVVRTADGDPVVRRWATWLLGEMPSPDAAKAVVRRAVDDDAEVRRAAVAAGRMMQQDVDARTTLRDGLAILAADPTQSEELRYAAIEAIADLRDGRAVPRLIPLLSDDNDEIVKSVHWALRVLARNDFETDAKAWSDWWRKNSSRHRMEWLIDALMHDDVRIRRDAGEELKALSREYFGYYEDLSRKERGRVQERYQEWWESRGKARFY from the coding sequence ATGGCCACCCTCAGCTCCAGCATCGTGAAGAATGAAGTCGCGTCCATGCGCGACGTCGAGGAAGCGCTGGCGCGACAGGTGTTGTACGGGGGAGATCTCGCGACCAACCTGCTCGAGCTCGCGGCGGTGAGCGAGGCGGCGCTGACGCGCTTGCTCGCCGAGAGCCACGGCCTGGAAGCCGCGCCAGATGGTGCATTGCCCACGACCAAGGACGGGACCCTGCGGCTGGTGCCCGGCGAGCTCGCGTTGCGGCACGGCTTCTACCCGCTGAAGGAAGAAGGCGGCACGCTGACCATCGCGGTCAGTGAACCGCTGCCTTCGGAGGTGGAATCCGATCTCACCTTCTCGCTGGGCGTGGTGCTCCGCCAACAGGCAGCACCCCAGGTGCGGATCCGGCAAGCGATCAGCCGGGACTACGGGCTACCCATGGACCGCCGCACGCTGCGACTGGTGGCGAAGCTCGAGGGGCGGCCGGACCCCAGCCCGAGCTCGATGCCCGCGGCATCCCGCGCAAGCCTGTCCGTGCCGAACCTCCCGCGACCGGCGAGTGTGCCGCCCATCGCGTACTCCGCACAGAACCCGCCGAAGACGCTGGCCTCGGCGCCGGCGCCGGCGAACGTGCCGCCGTCCGCGCCTCCTCCCGTGGAAGTGGCCCGCTCGGCGACGGGCGCGCCCCCAGCGGCGGAGGTGGTGCGCACTTGGATTTCTCCGCGGGAGCCCGCGAGCTCGACGGCGCCAGCGCCTCGCCCCCGCGGACGCAAGCGCCACCGGGGCCCGTACACCGCCGCCATGGCGGAGGAAGACCTGATGGAGGCGGACTCCCGAGACGACGTGCTCGGCGCCTTTTTCGACTTTGCTTCCCAGTACTTCGAGTACTCCGCGCTGTTCGCCGTGCACTCCGATCTGGCCGAGGGGCGCGACGCCGACGGCCCGGGGGCGGATACCACCAAGATCCGCGGGATCGGCGTGCCCATGGATCTGCCGAGCAGCCTGTCGGCGGTTCGGGACGCCAAGGCCGTCAGCGTGGCGACCTTGGGCCGGGAGGGTATCGACGCGAGCTTGGCAACGGACCTGGAACGCCCCGTTGGCGCCCAGGTGATGCTGCTCCCGGTCGTGGTGCGCGCGCGAACCGTCCTGATCCTCTATGGAGATCACGGCGACAGCGACGTGACGCTCTCCGAAATCGGCGACGTGCTGGCCTTCGCTCCGCTGGTGGCCGCCGCGCTGGAGCGCGTGATCCTCAAGCGCAAGCTGGCCACCCGGCGCGACGTCGAGAACGAGACTCCCACGGCCAGTCTGCCGCCGGTGGTGCGCCGCAAGCGCCACAAGATCCCCGCTCCAGAGCTGCGGGCCGAAGCTCTCGCTCGAGCCCTGTCGCCGGCGCCGCCGCCCACGGCGGCCGCGCCGGAGACCGGCCACGAGACGCCCGTCGCGAAGCGGCAGACCGACCTGCCGCCGACTCCCGCTGAGTCGCCCATCGCGAAGGCCCCGCCCAAGAAGCGCACGCCGCCCCAAGGCACCCCCAAGCTGGACGTCGATGCGCAGCCGTTTCCCCTGACGCGACGCACGCCGTCCCAGACGCCCCCACCCAGGAGTGACGAAGAGCCTCCGGAGGACGGCTGGGACGTGGCCTCGAAGCCGCCGCTCCAGCGCAAGGAAACCAAACCGGGCATCGGCAAGAAGACCACCCCGGGTCTGGCACCTCCGAGCAGCCACGACTCGGGACCCCGACTGGAGCTGGTGAAGGAAGAAGACGTGGATCTCGACGAGTACCGCAGCAGCGACTCGGACTCGTCCATCACCCAGCAGCTGGAGGTGCCGCTGGCGCCTTCTTCGCGAAAGGTGGCGTATGGACCGCGGGCGCTGGCCCGAAGGCACAGCTCCCCTGGGCTCAAGCTGCCCTCGGTGATCGTAGACTTGGAAGAGGACTGCCGCGCCTTGGTGGAGCGGCTGCTGGACGGCGACACCACGGTGGTCGACCAGCTGGTGGACTTCGGCGACGCCGCCATTCCGACGTTGGTGGGCGCTTTCCCCGGCCCGATCCGTCCCGAGCTCGCACGCCGCTTGGGGGAGCCCACCGCGCGGGCCTCGGACTGCGGCCCCATCCTGCGAACGCTGGTCCGTATCGGCCCCAATGCCACGGCGTTCCTGGTCGTCCGAACCGCGGACGGCGACCCCGTGGTGCGGCGATGGGCAACGTGGCTTCTGGGGGAGATGCCGAGCCCGGACGCCGCCAAGGCGGTGGTCCGGCGCGCGGTCGACGACGACGCCGAGGTTCGCCGCGCTGCTGTGGCCGCCGGCCGAATGATGCAGCAGGACGTCGACGCCCGCACCACCCTGCGGGACGGCCTCGCGATCCTGGCGGCGGATCCGACTCAGTCCGAAGAGCTGCGCTACGCCGCCATCGAAGCCATTGCAGACTTGCGTGATGGCCGCGCGGTGCCGCGCCTGATCCCGCTGCTCTCGGACGACAATGACGAAATCGTGAAATCCGTGCACTGGGCGCTACGCGTCTTGGCGCGCAACGACTTCGAGACGGACGCCAAGGCCTGGAGCGACTGGTGGCGCAAGAACAGCAGCCGGCATCGAATGGAATGGCTGATCGATGCGCTGATGCACGACGACGTCCGCATCCGCCGGGACGCAGGGGAAGAGCTCAAGGCGCTGTCCCGGGAGTACTTCGGCTACTACGAGGATCTGTCCCGAAAGGAGCGAGGGCGGGTCCAGGAGCGGTACCAGGAATGGTGGGAGTCCCGCGGCAAAGCTCGCTTCTATTGA
- a CDS encoding aminopeptidase P family protein: MWPKNSPPQAFRARRERLTAKLAEPALLASGFARPRNFPNNRFPFRAESHFLYLIGRHIEGAGLLLRPEGAVLYAPAPDPAEAMWTGPAPSLDALAKELEIEVRSVDDLAVPAGTATLPAQDLETTVWLAEALDRDLEAGGGADVEGADLRLAEAMIETRLSHDEAAVAQLRQAAEATADAHVAGMAATEPGLREADVRAAMEARIIASGMTCSYGSIVTVHGEVLHNETHTHRLGERDLVLADVGAETPEGWAGDVTRTWPTTGRFSSTQRALYEAVLSAQRAALERVGPGVRYLDVHRAAGHALVAALVELGIFRGDPEDLYARGAAGVFFPHGVGHLLGLDVHDMEDLGDRAGYAAGRSRAESRGDRFLRLDRDLAPGMAVTIEPGFYQIRQILENAEELGDVADALNTAELARFADVRGIRIEDDVLITETGSEVLTAAIPKTIAEVEAAVR, translated from the coding sequence ATGTGGCCCAAGAACAGCCCTCCTCAGGCTTTTCGCGCTCGTCGTGAGCGCCTCACGGCGAAGCTCGCCGAGCCCGCGCTGCTGGCATCCGGATTCGCTCGCCCCCGGAACTTTCCGAACAATCGTTTTCCTTTCCGGGCGGAGAGTCACTTCCTCTACTTGATCGGTCGCCACATCGAAGGCGCAGGGCTCTTGCTTCGTCCCGAGGGTGCGGTGCTGTACGCGCCAGCGCCGGATCCGGCGGAGGCGATGTGGACCGGGCCGGCGCCCTCCCTCGACGCGCTCGCGAAGGAGCTCGAGATCGAGGTGAGGAGCGTGGACGATCTGGCCGTGCCCGCGGGCACGGCGACACTTCCGGCTCAAGATCTGGAGACCACGGTGTGGCTCGCGGAGGCGCTGGACCGAGATTTGGAAGCGGGTGGCGGCGCGGACGTGGAGGGTGCGGATCTGCGACTCGCGGAGGCGATGATCGAGACTCGGCTCTCGCACGACGAGGCCGCCGTGGCGCAGCTGCGGCAAGCGGCCGAGGCGACGGCGGACGCGCACGTGGCCGGCATGGCGGCGACGGAGCCGGGGCTCAGGGAAGCCGACGTGCGGGCCGCGATGGAGGCGCGCATCATCGCCAGCGGCATGACGTGCTCCTATGGGTCGATCGTCACGGTGCACGGCGAGGTGCTGCACAACGAGACCCACACGCATCGCTTGGGAGAGCGCGATCTGGTGCTGGCGGACGTTGGCGCGGAAACCCCGGAAGGCTGGGCGGGGGACGTCACGCGCACCTGGCCGACCACGGGGCGCTTCTCGTCGACGCAGCGGGCGCTGTACGAAGCGGTGCTCTCGGCGCAGCGCGCCGCGCTCGAGCGCGTGGGGCCCGGGGTCCGCTACTTGGACGTGCATCGCGCGGCGGGGCATGCGCTGGTGGCGGCACTGGTGGAGCTCGGCATCTTCCGCGGCGATCCCGAGGACCTGTACGCGCGCGGGGCTGCCGGCGTGTTCTTTCCCCATGGCGTGGGGCACCTCTTGGGCCTCGACGTTCACGACATGGAGGACCTGGGGGACCGAGCGGGTTACGCGGCGGGGCGCAGCCGAGCGGAGTCGCGTGGCGACCGCTTCTTGCGATTGGACCGCGACTTGGCGCCCGGCATGGCGGTCACCATCGAGCCTGGTTTCTATCAGATCCGGCAGATCCTCGAGAACGCCGAGGAGCTCGGAGACGTGGCCGACGCGTTGAACACCGCGGAGCTCGCGCGCTTCGCGGACGTGCGCGGCATTCGCATCGAGGACGACGTGCTGATCACGGAGACGGGCTCGGAGGTGCTGACCGCGGCGATTCCGAAGACCATCGCCGAAGTGGAAGCCGCGGTGCGCTGA
- a CDS encoding sigma-54-dependent Fis family transcriptional regulator encodes MRRVLVVDDEENLRLVLKTLLRRNGYEVETAESGEEALGLVETFGPDFVLTDVRMPKMGGLDLLATLKAKGNDATVIVMSAYGNTDLAIEAMKGGAYDYVQKPFKPDEVVLALRKAEERELLRRENRALREEIRKENKFEDILAKSGKMQDIFRTIAKIAEYKTTVLVSGESGVGKELVARAIHQRSSRRGGSFVAVNCGAIPENLLESELFGHKKGAFTDAVADRRGLFEEATGGTLFLDEIGELPLGLQVKLLRVLEDEKIRRVGETRDVKVDVRIIAATHRDLMAETKAGRFREDLFYRLNVLPIHVPPLRDRREDIPLLVEHFVTRNNARLGTNIRGLDSECRRLLYEYSWPGNVRELENTIERAMVLAEGDQLVAADLPERIREARDPVQMQLSSGELSVKKTMRIIEEILIRRALQKTKGNRTRAAEVLEISHRALLYKIKDYQITDL; translated from the coding sequence GTGCGGCGTGTCCTGGTAGTCGACGACGAGGAAAACCTCCGGCTGGTGCTCAAGACCTTGTTGCGCCGCAACGGCTACGAGGTGGAGACCGCGGAGAGCGGCGAGGAGGCCTTGGGGTTGGTGGAGACCTTCGGCCCGGATTTCGTGCTCACGGACGTGCGCATGCCGAAGATGGGGGGCCTCGATTTGCTGGCCACCCTGAAGGCCAAGGGTAACGACGCCACCGTCATCGTGATGAGCGCCTATGGCAACACGGACCTCGCCATCGAGGCGATGAAGGGCGGCGCCTACGACTACGTCCAGAAGCCGTTCAAGCCCGACGAGGTCGTGTTGGCGCTGCGCAAGGCGGAGGAGCGCGAGCTCTTGCGGCGGGAGAATCGCGCGCTGCGGGAGGAGATCCGCAAGGAGAACAAGTTCGAGGACATCCTGGCCAAGAGCGGGAAGATGCAGGACATCTTCCGAACCATCGCAAAGATCGCCGAGTACAAGACCACCGTGCTCGTCTCCGGCGAGAGTGGCGTGGGCAAGGAGCTGGTGGCACGGGCGATTCACCAGCGCAGCAGCCGACGGGGCGGCAGCTTCGTCGCGGTGAACTGCGGCGCGATCCCCGAGAACCTCCTGGAGAGCGAGCTCTTCGGCCACAAGAAAGGGGCGTTCACCGACGCCGTCGCCGACCGCCGGGGTCTGTTCGAGGAAGCAACCGGCGGCACGCTGTTCCTGGACGAGATCGGCGAGCTGCCTTTGGGACTGCAGGTGAAGCTGCTCCGGGTGCTCGAGGACGAGAAGATCCGGCGCGTGGGCGAGACGCGGGACGTCAAGGTGGACGTGCGCATCATCGCCGCCACCCATCGCGACTTGATGGCCGAGACCAAGGCGGGGCGTTTTCGCGAGGATTTGTTCTATCGCCTCAACGTGCTGCCGATCCACGTTCCGCCGCTGCGCGATCGCCGAGAGGACATTCCCCTGTTGGTGGAGCATTTCGTCACCCGCAACAACGCTCGCCTGGGGACCAACATCCGCGGCCTCGACAGCGAATGCCGTCGGCTGCTCTACGAGTACTCGTGGCCGGGTAACGTGCGTGAGCTGGAGAACACCATCGAGCGGGCGATGGTCCTGGCGGAGGGGGACCAGCTGGTGGCGGCGGACCTGCCAGAGCGCATTCGCGAGGCGCGGGACCCGGTCCAGATGCAGCTCTCCAGCGGTGAGCTGTCGGTGAAGAAGACCATGCGAATCATCGAGGAAATCCTGATTCGGCGGGCCTTGCAGAAGACCAAAGGCAACCGCACGCGGGCCGCCGAGGTCCTGGAAATCAGCCACCGCGCCCTGCTCTACAAGATCAAGGACTACCAGATCACCGACCTGTGA
- a CDS encoding DUF1343 domain-containing protein, protein MLCGIDQVLGGQLTALRRRLRDARVGVLTHAAAVDRRGRPTLAVLDELGVSVAVVFSPEHGLDGLAQAEEAVVDAGDQDGARVVSLYGKTRESLSPTAEDLGSIDVLVVDLVDVGARYYTYVWTALLAARAAAAAGVHVVVLDRPNPLSGDPSYLEGAPQAEGFTSFVGLEPLPIRHCLTVGEILALFIERDGHALGAAGALSVVRTVGWERHHTASAWNRPFAPPSPNMPTLETALVYPGGCLVEGTNLSEGRGTTLPFQLVGAPFLNGEELAQAVNEHGVPGAQVRPARFRPSFEKHAGETCSGILLQVTEPGIFRPVAAYLTLLALAKRQAPDHFAFRTHAYEFEAEIPAFDLLTGSAQAREALDAGAAVEDVVSLVSPVDPSWSDAVRTAEERVARAGA, encoded by the coding sequence ATGCTTTGCGGTATCGACCAGGTCCTCGGGGGACAGCTCACGGCACTTCGTCGGCGGTTGCGCGACGCACGGGTGGGCGTGCTGACCCACGCAGCGGCCGTGGATCGGCGCGGGCGACCAACGCTTGCGGTGCTGGACGAGCTCGGCGTCAGCGTCGCCGTGGTCTTCTCCCCGGAGCACGGCCTCGATGGATTGGCGCAGGCGGAAGAAGCGGTCGTGGACGCCGGCGATCAGGACGGCGCCCGCGTGGTGAGCCTGTACGGCAAGACGCGCGAGTCGCTGTCGCCCACGGCGGAGGATCTCGGAAGCATCGACGTCCTGGTCGTCGACCTCGTGGACGTTGGCGCGCGCTACTACACCTACGTCTGGACGGCGCTCCTCGCCGCCCGGGCCGCCGCCGCCGCAGGAGTGCACGTGGTGGTGCTCGATCGCCCGAACCCCCTCAGCGGAGATCCGAGCTATCTCGAGGGCGCGCCCCAGGCGGAGGGATTCACCTCCTTCGTCGGGCTGGAGCCGCTGCCGATCCGTCACTGTCTGACCGTCGGCGAGATCCTCGCGCTGTTCATCGAACGCGACGGTCACGCGCTCGGCGCCGCCGGCGCACTCTCCGTGGTGCGCACCGTCGGCTGGGAGCGCCATCACACGGCCAGCGCGTGGAATCGCCCCTTCGCGCCGCCATCCCCCAACATGCCGACGCTCGAAACGGCGCTGGTGTATCCCGGCGGCTGCTTGGTCGAAGGCACGAACCTGTCGGAAGGCCGCGGTACCACGCTTCCCTTCCAGCTCGTCGGCGCCCCCTTCTTGAACGGGGAGGAGCTGGCGCAGGCCGTGAACGAGCACGGCGTCCCCGGCGCCCAGGTGCGCCCGGCGCGGTTCCGGCCGAGCTTCGAGAAGCACGCCGGAGAGACGTGCAGCGGCATCCTGCTGCAGGTGACGGAGCCCGGTATCTTCCGGCCCGTCGCCGCCTATCTCACGCTGCTGGCTCTGGCCAAGCGCCAAGCTCCCGACCACTTCGCATTCCGCACTCACGCCTACGAGTTCGAAGCGGAGATCCCCGCCTTCGATCTGCTCACGGGATCCGCCCAGGCGCGGGAGGCCCTGGACGCGGGCGCCGCCGTGGAAGACGTGGTGAGCTTGGTCTCGCCGGTCGACCCGAGTTGGTCCGACGCCGTTCGGACCGCAGAAGAGCGCGTCGCCCGCGCCGGCGCCTGA
- the mgtE gene encoding magnesium transporter — MRLARLIGPELETLLRESPGEVRELLDEIHPEDIADVIDELDDEKATELLTELPTDYAAQVFERLDDDRQTTLAERMGLDSTARLVTEMDADERADFLTILPPDVVAPLLENLERVDPEVAEDVQELTRWPETSAGGLMTTDYVSVSPDLRIADAIEEIRKRADEAETLDTVYVVTGEEHLVGYLTLRHLLLGDPGDLVSETMAQNVISVPPELDQEEVARKLAKYDLNTLPVVNQKGEILGVITSDDILDVMTEEQAEDVQKMGAIEPIREGYFDASFAEYIRKRAPWLLILFLGGYFTTTAMQAYGPVLSAVAELSFYVPLLIAAGGNSGSQSSTLVIRGLAVGDIESKDWWRVLGRELLQGLVLGGLLALLGVLRVVMAGGSPHFAGLIALTIVAIVVMGCVVGGMMPLLLHRVGVDPATSSTPFIATLVDVLGIVIYLSLARWLLADVLAKALAH, encoded by the coding sequence ATGCGTCTGGCACGGCTGATCGGTCCCGAGCTGGAGACGCTCCTCCGGGAAAGCCCGGGTGAAGTCCGCGAGCTGCTGGACGAGATCCACCCGGAGGACATCGCCGACGTCATCGACGAGCTCGACGACGAAAAGGCCACCGAGCTGCTGACGGAGCTGCCCACGGACTACGCGGCGCAGGTCTTCGAGCGTCTGGACGACGATCGGCAGACGACCCTGGCGGAGCGCATGGGCCTCGACTCCACGGCGCGTCTGGTGACCGAAATGGACGCCGACGAGCGCGCGGATTTCCTGACGATCCTTCCGCCCGATGTGGTGGCGCCGCTGCTCGAGAACCTGGAGCGCGTCGATCCGGAGGTCGCCGAGGACGTTCAGGAGCTGACCCGCTGGCCCGAGACCAGCGCCGGCGGTCTGATGACGACGGACTACGTGTCCGTCTCGCCCGACCTGCGCATCGCCGACGCGATCGAAGAGATCCGCAAGCGAGCCGACGAGGCCGAGACGCTCGACACGGTCTACGTCGTCACGGGTGAAGAGCACCTCGTGGGCTACCTCACGCTGCGCCACCTGCTGCTGGGGGATCCGGGCGATCTGGTCTCGGAAACGATGGCGCAGAACGTGATCAGCGTACCGCCGGAGCTGGACCAGGAAGAGGTGGCCCGCAAGCTCGCCAAGTACGACTTGAACACCTTGCCCGTGGTGAACCAGAAGGGCGAGATCCTCGGCGTCATCACCTCCGACGACATCCTCGACGTGATGACCGAAGAGCAGGCGGAGGACGTCCAGAAGATGGGCGCCATCGAGCCCATCCGCGAAGGCTACTTCGACGCTTCCTTCGCCGAGTACATCCGCAAACGCGCACCCTGGCTCTTGATCTTGTTCCTCGGCGGCTACTTCACCACCACCGCGATGCAGGCCTACGGCCCGGTGCTCTCCGCGGTAGCAGAGCTTTCTTTCTACGTGCCGCTGCTGATCGCCGCGGGGGGCAATTCCGGGTCTCAATCCTCCACCTTGGTGATCCGGGGCCTCGCGGTGGGCGACATCGAGTCCAAGGACTGGTGGCGCGTGCTCGGGCGAGAGCTGCTGCAGGGGTTGGTGCTCGGTGGGCTCCTGGCGCTCTTGGGTGTGCTGCGGGTGGTGATGGCGGGTGGGTCGCCCCACTTCGCTGGGCTGATCGCCCTCACCATCGTGGCCATCGTGGTGATGGGCTGCGTGGTCGGCGGGATGATGCCGCTGCTGCTCCACCGCGTGGGCGTGGACCCGGCCACCAGCTCGACCCCCTTCATCGCCACGCTGGTGGATGTGCTGGGCATCGTCATCTACCTGTCCCTGGCCCGCTGGCTGCTGGCCGACGTCCTGGCCAAGGCCCTGGCCCACTGA
- a CDS encoding protein kinase translates to MDCPVCNTENPSEARFCQRCGSPLPDPAADAGGLIGQVVGGRYRIKRVIGEGGMGVVYEAEQRMGEGMRKVAIKTLLPELSHDHAIVSRFHRESGTVAQLEHPNTIRFYDFGETPTGQLYIAMEYVKGRSLTDLIEEGPIPVERTLRILRQVCGALEEAHDLGIVHRDLKPDNIVLTTRAGEDDFVKVLDFGIAKRIGPQSDNQTKLTQQGMVLGTPPYMSPEQLAGEVVSPESDIYSLGIIAFEMLTGRLPFDADTPWQWASKHMTEAPPPPSTLTSQPIPQQVERAVLHALEKQREDRPRHALDFYRELSGEPPRVRTQPGGPGRTEPGDGPMGRARTESAPVVPAYSTEAAVAAPIPPPPMRRSKMGWVLAVGGVSLAMGLVAAALYMKPGSPGSSGSEPGQPTPTQSGTTEIAPLVEGTTAPTAEPPPPETAPTQTSSKKAPAPPKTTQPPITLPPVVTTPIPTATATPTQPPPPPPPTATQPPPTATQPPPPPPPTSTAKPPGGLKLPGRPSGPTGDAACTASGSAAQSGNIEGAVSLYNKCASTGGSGGALNTAKGRIQAAAPGVVKQRAFLGNCAGARSAANAASSIGAGGPAQAQLSRTNCK, encoded by the coding sequence ATGGACTGCCCCGTCTGCAACACCGAAAACCCGAGCGAAGCACGCTTCTGTCAGCGTTGCGGCTCGCCCCTCCCGGATCCCGCGGCGGATGCCGGTGGGCTCATCGGGCAGGTGGTCGGTGGTCGCTACCGAATCAAGCGCGTCATCGGCGAGGGCGGCATGGGCGTGGTGTACGAGGCCGAGCAGCGCATGGGCGAGGGCATGCGCAAGGTCGCGATCAAGACCCTGCTACCGGAGCTGTCCCACGATCACGCCATTGTGTCGCGATTCCACCGCGAGAGCGGAACGGTGGCGCAGCTCGAGCACCCGAACACGATTCGCTTCTACGACTTCGGTGAGACGCCCACGGGACAGCTCTACATCGCGATGGAGTACGTGAAGGGACGCTCCCTCACCGACCTCATCGAAGAAGGCCCCATCCCCGTCGAGCGCACCCTTCGCATCCTGAGGCAGGTGTGTGGCGCTCTGGAAGAGGCGCACGACCTGGGCATCGTTCACCGCGATCTGAAGCCCGACAACATCGTGCTCACCACTCGGGCGGGTGAGGACGACTTCGTCAAGGTGCTGGATTTCGGCATCGCCAAGCGCATCGGTCCGCAATCCGACAACCAGACCAAGCTCACCCAGCAGGGCATGGTGCTCGGCACTCCGCCCTACATGAGCCCCGAGCAGCTCGCCGGCGAGGTGGTGAGCCCCGAGAGCGACATCTACTCCCTGGGCATCATCGCCTTCGAAATGCTCACCGGGCGCTTGCCCTTCGATGCCGACACTCCCTGGCAGTGGGCTTCGAAGCACATGACCGAGGCGCCGCCGCCGCCCAGCACACTCACCTCCCAGCCGATCCCGCAGCAGGTGGAGCGGGCGGTGCTGCACGCCCTGGAGAAGCAGCGCGAGGACCGGCCGCGCCATGCCCTCGATTTCTACCGGGAGCTGAGCGGAGAGCCGCCCCGAGTCCGCACCCAGCCCGGCGGGCCGGGCCGCACCGAGCCGGGGGATGGCCCGATGGGCCGCGCCCGCACCGAGAGCGCTCCGGTGGTTCCGGCGTACAGCACCGAAGCCGCTGTGGCGGCGCCCATTCCGCCGCCGCCCATGCGGCGTTCCAAGATGGGATGGGTGCTCGCAGTGGGCGGGGTGTCGCTCGCCATGGGCCTCGTGGCCGCCGCGCTGTACATGAAGCCCGGGAGTCCGGGCAGCTCCGGCTCCGAGCCGGGTCAACCCACCCCGACGCAGTCGGGCACCACCGAGATAGCGCCTCTGGTGGAGGGCACGACCGCGCCCACGGCAGAGCCTCCGCCTCCCGAAACGGCACCGACCCAAACGTCCTCGAAGAAGGCGCCGGCGCCGCCCAAGACCACCCAACCGCCGATCACCTTGCCGCCGGTGGTAACGACGCCCATCCCCACGGCCACGGCCACGCCCACCCAACCCCCTCCGCCTCCGCCCCCCACGGCGACGCAGCCGCCGCCCACGGCGACGCAACCCCCGCCGCCTCCGCCGCCTACGAGCACCGCGAAGCCCCCCGGCGGCTTGAAGCTACCCGGCCGTCCTTCCGGGCCGACGGGGGACGCCGCGTGCACGGCGAGCGGCTCCGCCGCGCAGTCCGGTAACATCGAGGGCGCGGTCTCGCTCTACAACAAGTGCGCGTCCACTGGTGGCAGCGGCGGCGCCCTCAACACCGCCAAGGGGCGCATCCAAGCCGCGGCTCCGGGGGTGGTCAAGCAGCGCGCGTTCTTGGGCAACTGTGCGGGCGCGCGTTCGGCTGCCAACGCCGCATCTTCGATCGGCGCAGGGGGGCCTGCTCAGGCGCAGCTCAGCCGGACCAACTGCAAGTAG